The following coding sequences are from one Neosynechococcus sphagnicola sy1 window:
- a CDS encoding YtxH domain-containing protein, translated as MSNNRSGFFIGGLLLGAAVGTVAGLLIAPRSGRETRRLLKKSADALPELAEDLTTSVQFQAGRLSESALRNWDDTLNRLREAIAAGIEASQRERLLTGKEGETTRPVLNNLYPYPPETANSDPSSNPPSDPEETLRSHPNRGYEP; from the coding sequence ATGTCAAATAACCGCTCTGGATTCTTTATTGGCGGCTTGCTACTGGGTGCTGCCGTTGGTACTGTAGCAGGTCTGTTGATTGCCCCCCGATCAGGACGCGAGACGCGGCGGTTACTGAAAAAGTCTGCGGATGCGCTCCCGGAATTGGCAGAAGATTTGACAACCAGTGTGCAGTTCCAGGCAGGACGGCTGTCAGAATCAGCCCTGCGCAACTGGGATGACACTCTGAATCGATTGCGAGAGGCGATCGCCGCCGGAATCGAGGCCAGCCAACGGGAACGTCTGCTCACGGGGAAGGAGGGGGAGACGACTCGCCCGGTGCTGAATAATCTCTACCCCTACCCCCCCGAAACCGCCAATTCCGATCCATCCAGTAATCCCCCCTCTGATCCGGAGGAAACACTTCGATCCCATCCCAATCGTGGTTATGAACCCTAG
- a CDS encoding DUF6930 domain-containing protein, which yields MTALNRTTRRRLQSLRQIPSVWEGDRRPLSANLAALGELTESHATAVKTEADCILWADGSEGVVRAMEMVPPETGSEAVVRTLLRAMEHPQGPGKPCRPQKIVVRDRQLQFFLRGVLQDLDIVVDCVPHLPLIDEIFRSFQDVVNSRPPKTPPAYTEALTQIAFQIWQDAPWNLLADHQILAVELNHGDLETLYVSVMGMLGMEYGLLFYRSQDSLERFRASVLQEEGSPETLEEAFLAQDCLFLTFDSADEDLDGEEVDLAGLPVAEIEPAFGNLHPLEGMRPFIYEEEAIALLVCLEALHRFLHQHRRKFSADDDLVPALSSRYRIPNPEDQGATAIAVKVGTLPDLTAKLLEMMDQTDDEGEDIQPLLRDDLVPHDAFFSIGAMPWESLSMLRETTDVHQAAPRSFPEEGDGFPVILIQTSRPKAKNLIAELQKAGGLKAICFNPGEDPFEGNRYDLGILQTESGDLHLFGEFVEDDPVHTEARKKWDRRCKQTQGFCGLVIAKGITGVSRGKPQLRDMVALFEVRLLSSKELGLGTLQLIPQLG from the coding sequence AGGGAGATCGTCGACCCTTATCGGCTAATTTAGCTGCGTTGGGTGAGCTGACCGAGTCCCATGCTACTGCGGTGAAAACAGAGGCTGACTGTATTCTCTGGGCCGATGGTTCTGAGGGGGTGGTACGAGCGATGGAAATGGTGCCTCCAGAAACGGGGTCAGAGGCGGTGGTTCGTACTTTGCTGCGAGCCATGGAACATCCCCAAGGCCCTGGGAAACCGTGCCGCCCTCAGAAGATCGTGGTGCGCGATCGCCAGCTACAGTTTTTTCTGCGCGGGGTCTTGCAAGACCTAGACATTGTGGTTGATTGTGTTCCCCACCTCCCCTTGATCGACGAAATTTTTCGTAGTTTTCAAGATGTTGTGAATTCTCGGCCTCCTAAAACTCCCCCGGCCTATACCGAGGCACTGACCCAGATCGCCTTCCAGATCTGGCAGGATGCCCCCTGGAATTTACTCGCCGATCATCAAATTTTAGCGGTTGAACTGAATCACGGGGATCTCGAAACCCTCTACGTCTCGGTTATGGGAATGCTGGGTATGGAGTATGGGTTGTTGTTCTACCGCTCCCAAGACTCCCTAGAGCGCTTCCGAGCCAGTGTGTTACAGGAGGAGGGGTCTCCCGAGACCCTGGAAGAAGCGTTTCTAGCTCAGGACTGTCTCTTCCTCACCTTTGACTCTGCCGATGAAGATCTAGATGGCGAAGAGGTGGATCTGGCAGGGTTACCTGTGGCGGAAATTGAGCCTGCCTTTGGCAATTTGCATCCCCTTGAGGGCATGCGCCCATTTATTTATGAAGAAGAGGCGATCGCCCTGTTGGTCTGCCTGGAAGCATTACATCGCTTTTTGCATCAACATCGTCGGAAGTTTTCAGCCGATGATGACCTAGTTCCAGCGCTGAGTAGTCGCTATCGGATTCCCAATCCAGAAGATCAGGGAGCTACTGCCATTGCGGTCAAGGTGGGAACCTTACCGGATCTGACCGCCAAACTCCTAGAGATGATGGATCAGACAGATGATGAGGGAGAAGACATCCAGCCCTTACTGCGGGATGATCTGGTACCCCATGATGCCTTCTTTAGTATAGGTGCCATGCCCTGGGAGAGCTTAAGTATGCTCCGGGAGACAACGGATGTACATCAGGCAGCTCCGCGATCCTTTCCAGAGGAGGGGGATGGATTTCCGGTGATTCTGATTCAAACCTCTCGCCCGAAAGCCAAGAACTTGATTGCCGAATTGCAAAAAGCTGGGGGACTGAAGGCGATCTGTTTTAATCCTGGGGAAGACCCCTTTGAGGGAAATCGCTACGATCTGGGGATTCTTCAAACCGAAAGTGGTGACCTGCATTTATTTGGTGAATTTGTCGAGGACGATCCCGTCCACACCGAAGCCCGGAAAAAATGGGATCGTCGCTGCAAACAAACCCAGGGATTCTGTGGTTTGGTAATTGCCAAGGGGATTACTGGAGTTTCCCGGGGTAAGCCCCAACTTCGAGATATGGTGGCTCTTTTTGAGGTGCGGCTCCTCTCATCCAAGGAATTGGGTCTCGGAACCCTGCAACTGATTCCCCAACTAGGATGA